A stretch of the Lactuca sativa cultivar Salinas chromosome 9, Lsat_Salinas_v11, whole genome shotgun sequence genome encodes the following:
- the LOC111921123 gene encoding 1-aminocyclopropane-1-carboxylate oxidase 3 → MANFPLINMEKLNGEERSATMELIKDACENWGFFELLNHGISHELLDKVEKMTKEHYKKCMEQRFKDMVAAKALEGLKAEVTDIDWESTFFLRHLPTSNISEVPDLEDEYRNLMKDFAGKLEKLAEELLDLLCENLGLEKGYLKKAFHGSKGPNFGTKVSNYPPCPTPDLIKGLRAHTDAGGIILLFQDDKVSGLQLLKDGEWIDVPPMRHSIVINLGDQIEVITNGKYKSVMHRVIAQTDGTRMSIASFYNPGNDAVIFPALALLTEATEKEQSYPKFVFDDYMKLYAKLKFQAKEPRFEAMKGVEANVSLDPVATA, encoded by the exons ATGGCAAACTTCCCCTTGATTAACATGGAGAAACTGAATGGTGAAGAGAGAAGTGCTACAATGGAGTTGATCAAGGATGCTTGTGAAAACTGGGGATTCTTTGAG TTGTTGAACCATGGGATTTCTCATGAATTACTGGACAAAGTTGAGAAAATGACGAAGGAGCATTACAAGAAATGTATGGAGCAGAGGTTTAAAGATATGGTGGCAGCTAAAGCATTAGAAGGTCTGAAGGCAGAAGTTACCGACATAGATTGGGAGAGCACTTTCTTCTTACGTCATCTTCCGACTTCAAACATATCAGAAGTCCCTGATCTTGAAGACGAATACag GAATCTAATGAAGGATTTTGCTGGCAAACTAGAGAAATTAGCAGAAGAGCTTTTGGATTTGTTGTGTGAGAATCTTGGATTAGAGAAAGGTTATCTAAAGAAAGCGTTTCATGGATCAAAAGGTCCAAATTTTGGAACGAAAGTTAGTAATTATCCTCCATGCCCGACGCCGGACTTGATCAAGGGTCTCCGAGCACACACCGACGCCGGCGGTATCATTTTACTCTTCCAAGACGATAAAGTCAGCGGTCTTCAGCTTCTAAAAGACGGTGAATGGATCGATGTTCCACCCATGCGTCACTCCATCGTCATCAATCTTGGTGACCAAATTGAG GTGATTACTAATGGAAAGTATAAGAGTGTGATGCATAGAGTTATTGCTCAAACAGATGGAACAAGAATGTCGATAGCGTCTTTTTATAATCCCGGGAATGATGCTGTGATTTTTCCGGCGCTGGCGTTGTTGACGGAGGCCACCGAGAAAGAACAATCGTACCCGAAGTTTGTGTTTGATGATTACATGAAACTGTATGCAAAATTGAAGTTTCAGGCGAAGGAGCCAAGGTTTGAAGCTATGAAAGGTGTTGAAGCTAACGTGAGTTTGGATCCTGTTGCGACAGCTTAG